The Pirellulales bacterium genome includes a window with the following:
- a CDS encoding MFS transporter, with protein MDSRNSDPARDGATYDLAFWLTYVANLSIMIGHSLLFRYADVVFFLGGSELLLGTIVGVGMIGSLAMRLAQGVGIDRYGPRKMWIVSGLMFVTSCLGHLLVTSAESPLIFLLRILYACAFAGFFGASITFISARAPVSRLAEMVGMLGTSGFLAMVLGTWLGDVMLGGAPMTWGRLQLMFVVCAALGTINVVLAVFATRHDSFQRRSRHVSAWSLLRRYHPGAVLLVSAATGFGLGLPGTFLRPYAESLNIPGIALFFAVYAPTAFAARFMSRRLPARLGNRRVLYLGLAFMVTGMLLFTLASNQWLLCVPAAALGVAHALLFPSVIAEGTAAFPARNRGLATTLVLTFFDLGTLVGSPIAGGIVSYAPRVGLPEFGSMFVAVAAMIGTSTIVYALSRDKAISVAPRPTAALAALGKSRG; from the coding sequence GTGGACTCGAGGAACAGTGATCCCGCGCGCGACGGCGCCACGTATGATCTCGCCTTCTGGCTGACGTACGTCGCGAATCTTTCGATCATGATCGGGCACAGCCTGCTGTTTCGCTATGCCGACGTCGTCTTCTTTCTCGGCGGCAGCGAGCTGCTGTTGGGCACCATCGTGGGCGTGGGCATGATCGGCAGCCTGGCCATGCGCTTGGCCCAGGGCGTCGGCATCGATCGCTACGGCCCGCGAAAAATGTGGATCGTCTCCGGCTTAATGTTCGTGACCAGTTGCCTGGGCCACTTGTTGGTTACGAGCGCCGAAAGCCCGCTGATTTTTCTGTTGCGCATCCTCTACGCCTGCGCATTTGCCGGCTTCTTCGGCGCGTCGATTACGTTTATCTCGGCGCGGGCGCCGGTATCGCGCCTTGCCGAAATGGTCGGTATGCTCGGCACGTCAGGCTTTCTCGCCATGGTGCTTGGGACCTGGCTAGGGGACGTGATGTTGGGCGGCGCGCCCATGACTTGGGGCCGTTTGCAACTGATGTTCGTCGTTTGCGCCGCACTGGGAACGATCAACGTCGTCCTGGCGGTCTTCGCCACGCGGCATGACAGTTTTCAGCGCCGCTCGCGCCACGTCTCGGCCTGGAGCCTGCTGCGGCGCTATCATCCCGGCGCCGTTTTGCTGGTCTCGGCTGCCACCGGGTTCGGCCTGGGGCTGCCGGGCACGTTTTTGCGCCCTTACGCCGAATCGCTGAACATTCCCGGCATCGCGCTGTTCTTCGCCGTCTACGCGCCGACGGCGTTCGCCGCGCGCTTCATGTCCCGCCGACTGCCCGCGCGCCTTGGCAATCGCCGCGTGCTGTATTTAGGGCTGGCGTTCATGGTGACCGGCATGCTGCTGTTTACGCTAGCGAGCAATCAGTGGCTGCTGTGCGTACCAGCGGCAGCGCTCGGCGTGGCGCACGCTCTGTTGTTCCCCTCGGTGATCGCCGAGGGAACAGCGGCGTTTCCGGCGCGCAATCGCGGCCTGGCCACGACGCTGGTGCTGACATTTTTCGACCTGGGAACGCTCGTCGGTTCGCCGATCGCCGGCGGCATCGTCTCTTACGCGCCGCGCGTGGGTCTGCCTGAATTCGGTTCGATGTTCGTTGCCGTGGCGGCCATGATCGGCACGTCAACGATCGTCTACGCCCTATCGCGTGACAAGGCGATATCGGTTGCCCCCCGCCCGACCGCGGCGCTCGCCGCGCTTGGCAAATCGCGCGGCTAG
- a CDS encoding AAA family ATPase — MYEAFFHLNQRPFAATPRVEQYFPARVTEAARRTLVRCIERAEGMGVLVGASGTGKTLVCQMLSSEFEDTFDVVMLGTTRIDSPRALLQAILFGLELPCRGLPDGDMRLALVDHLTRADAAGMLLVADEAHTLPARVLEEIRLITNITVAGQPRARFIMAGSHLLEEHLASPKLESFSQRAAARCYLEPMDRGETTAYIRAQVAAAGGDARRIFTDAAFESVYRASDGVPRLINQLCDHALLLAHTARQHQLTEREVEEAWSDLQQLPTPWSGASEPSKAGSVIEFGQLHDDEDASELDELVSNDAAEGARQYERAEPATLGLRLASGLDDSEPAIEEPTIAEPARVEPALVEKSAVADRLTSIEVGVQPRRATSVELAHSSNPFAESFVEEEVVVERFSTEHASVWAQMPHVYSSEGRILAELLQPYVQTAKIVGMAETPAWTDTRADADLIVVEDDPVTIAGPRPAPTRAYRQEYSQLFAKLRRG, encoded by the coding sequence ATGTACGAAGCTTTCTTCCATTTGAACCAGCGTCCCTTCGCCGCCACCCCTCGTGTCGAGCAGTACTTTCCCGCCCGCGTGACCGAGGCCGCGCGCCGCACGCTGGTTCGCTGCATCGAACGCGCTGAAGGCATGGGCGTGCTCGTCGGCGCCTCGGGCACGGGCAAGACACTCGTCTGCCAGATGCTGTCGAGCGAATTCGAAGATACGTTCGACGTCGTGATGCTGGGCACCACGCGCATCGATTCGCCGCGGGCACTGTTGCAGGCCATCCTGTTCGGGCTCGAACTGCCGTGCCGCGGATTGCCCGACGGCGACATGCGGCTGGCCCTGGTCGATCATCTGACGCGCGCCGATGCCGCCGGCATGTTGCTCGTGGCCGACGAAGCGCACACCCTTCCGGCGCGCGTGCTGGAAGAAATTCGCCTGATCACGAACATCACGGTCGCCGGCCAGCCGCGGGCGCGGTTCATCATGGCCGGCAGCCATTTGTTGGAAGAGCACCTGGCCAGCCCCAAGCTCGAATCGTTCAGCCAGCGCGCGGCCGCGCGTTGTTATCTCGAGCCCATGGATCGCGGCGAGACCACGGCTTACATTCGCGCGCAAGTCGCGGCGGCCGGTGGCGACGCGCGGCGGATTTTTACCGACGCCGCGTTCGAAAGCGTCTATCGCGCCAGCGACGGCGTACCGCGCTTGATCAATCAGTTGTGCGATCACGCACTGTTGCTCGCGCATACCGCGCGGCAGCACCAGCTCACTGAGCGCGAAGTCGAAGAGGCCTGGTCCGACTTGCAGCAATTGCCCACGCCCTGGAGCGGCGCTAGTGAACCGTCGAAGGCGGGCAGCGTCATCGAATTCGGCCAGCTTCACGACGACGAGGACGCCAGCGAACTCGACGAGCTGGTATCGAACGATGCCGCGGAAGGGGCGCGACAGTACGAGCGGGCCGAGCCGGCGACGCTCGGGCTGCGACTGGCCAGCGGACTGGACGATTCAGAACCGGCGATCGAAGAGCCCACGATTGCCGAGCCGGCGCGTGTCGAGCCGGCGCTTGTCGAAAAGTCTGCAGTGGCCGATCGGCTCACCTCGATCGAAGTCGGCGTGCAGCCGCGCCGCGCGACGAGCGTCGAGCTCGCGCATTCGTCGAATCCGTTCGCCGAATCGTTCGTGGAAGAAGAAGTCGTCGTGGAACGATTTTCCACCGAGCACGCCTCGGTGTGGGCGCAAATGCCGCACGTCTACAGCTCCGAGGGGCGCATTCTGGCCGAGCTTTTGCAGCCGTACGTGCAGACGGCCAAGATCGTGGGGATGGCCGAGACGCCAGCCTGGACCGACACGCGTGCCGACGCCGACCTGATCGTGGTCGAGGACGACCCGGTCACGATTGCCGGCCCGCGCCCTGCCCCGACGCGGGCTTATCGGCAAGAGTATTCGCAGTTGTTCGCCAAGCTGCGCCGCGGCTAA
- a CDS encoding DUF2089 family protein — protein sequence MPGEIRPLSNECPYCGTAMAVTQMSCSHCRVSVEAEFPMSRLADLPVEHQRFIEMFVLAGGNLKEIAEQVGVSYPTVRSRLDKVIEMLRGAISKTQRVEGSVLDAVEPGGAGAAEAARIIKRI from the coding sequence ATGCCCGGCGAAATCCGACCCCTGAGTAACGAATGCCCTTATTGCGGCACGGCGATGGCCGTGACGCAGATGAGTTGCAGCCATTGCCGGGTGTCGGTCGAGGCGGAATTCCCCATGTCGCGGCTGGCGGATCTGCCGGTCGAGCATCAGCGGTTCATCGAGATGTTCGTGCTGGCCGGTGGAAACCTCAAGGAAATTGCCGAGCAGGTGGGCGTCTCGTATCCCACGGTCCGCTCGCGGCTCGACAAAGTGATTGAAATGTTGCGCGGCGCCATCTCCAAAACGCAGCGCGTCGAGGGGAGTGTGCTCGACGCCGTCGAGCCGGGGGGCGCCGGCGCGGCCGAAGCGGCGCGAATCATCAAGCGCATTTGA
- a CDS encoding platelet-activating factor acetylhydrolase IB subunit produces the protein MRHLSHVICLLGLVSMTPAAARAADNQPATVVPVPRDGGWMQRQELINSRAKPGEVDVIFLGDSITQAWEGPGKEAWAKYYGDRKAMNAGIGGDRTQHVLWRLDNGNIAGITPKLAVIMIGTNNSGTDSPEDIAAGIKAIVAKLRDKLPQTKILLLGIFPRGADPNDDKRKVNIKANELAKTVADDKNVFYLDIGPKFLAADGTLSKEIMPDLLHLSPQGYEIWASSIEPAVCELLGDKPHGK, from the coding sequence ATGCGTCACCTCTCACACGTGATCTGTCTGCTTGGCCTTGTTAGCATGACACCCGCTGCCGCACGGGCCGCGGACAACCAGCCGGCCACGGTGGTACCCGTGCCGCGCGATGGCGGCTGGATGCAGCGGCAGGAGCTGATCAATAGCCGCGCGAAGCCGGGCGAGGTCGACGTGATCTTCCTCGGCGACTCGATCACCCAAGCCTGGGAAGGTCCTGGCAAAGAGGCGTGGGCCAAGTATTACGGCGACCGCAAGGCGATGAACGCGGGCATCGGCGGCGACCGCACGCAGCACGTCTTGTGGCGGCTCGATAACGGCAATATCGCCGGCATCACGCCCAAGCTCGCCGTGATCATGATCGGCACGAACAACTCGGGCACTGACTCGCCGGAAGACATTGCCGCCGGCATCAAGGCCATCGTCGCCAAGCTGCGCGACAAGCTTCCGCAGACGAAGATCCTGCTTTTGGGCATCTTCCCCCGCGGTGCCGATCCGAACGATGACAAGCGGAAGGTGAACATCAAGGCCAACGAACTGGCCAAGACCGTGGCCGACGACAAGAACGTGTTTTATCTCGATATCGGTCCGAAGTTCCTCGCGGCCGATGGCACGCTGTCGAAAGAGATCATGCCCGATCTGTTGCACCTCAGCCCACAGGGCTACGAGATTTGGGCCAGCTCGATCGAGCCGGCCGTCTGCGAATTGCTGGGCGACAAGCCGCACGGGAAGTAA
- a CDS encoding FAD binding domain-containing protein, protein MKPFEYAAPTDATGVLELLDDDAEATALLAGGTDLVPLMAKMIVTPRRVVNITEVASLRGISADSQGVSIGATTTLDELFDSPELDQFPSIRQAIDGINSDTLRAQGTIGGELLQRPQCWYFRGGHGLLAESGKRIVEGDSRYHAIFGNAGPAKFVSPSRIAPALIALGAQVRIIGPSDQEQATIPVEALFRTPRDGRQREHVIGPNQLLTHILLPARGLANATYEVRQSAGPDFPLVGAAASLRIDNGVVRDATIVLGQVAPTPWVSYAAAQAIIGQPVDFDTASAAGEAAIEAATPLADNAYKVRLASVAVRRAILRAAGLETGGIEI, encoded by the coding sequence ATGAAACCTTTTGAATATGCGGCACCAACCGATGCCACGGGCGTGCTGGAACTATTGGACGACGACGCCGAAGCGACGGCCCTATTGGCCGGCGGCACCGATCTCGTTCCGCTCATGGCCAAGATGATTGTCACGCCGCGGCGCGTGGTGAACATCACCGAAGTGGCGAGCTTGCGCGGCATTTCGGCCGATTCGCAAGGTGTTTCGATTGGCGCAACGACCACGCTCGACGAGCTGTTCGACTCGCCCGAGCTCGATCAATTCCCCTCGATCCGCCAGGCGATCGACGGCATCAACAGCGATACCTTGCGAGCGCAAGGGACGATTGGCGGCGAGCTGTTGCAGCGCCCGCAATGCTGGTACTTCCGCGGTGGGCACGGCCTGCTGGCTGAATCCGGCAAGCGCATCGTCGAGGGCGACAGCCGGTACCACGCGATTTTTGGTAACGCCGGACCGGCGAAGTTTGTCTCGCCGTCGCGCATCGCGCCGGCCTTGATCGCCTTGGGGGCCCAGGTGCGGATCATCGGCCCCAGCGACCAGGAACAGGCCACCATCCCGGTCGAAGCCTTGTTCCGGACGCCGCGCGACGGCCGCCAGCGCGAACACGTGATCGGCCCGAACCAGTTGCTCACGCACATCCTTTTGCCGGCGCGGGGATTGGCCAACGCCACGTACGAAGTACGGCAGTCGGCCGGACCCGATTTCCCGCTCGTCGGCGCCGCGGCCAGCCTGCGAATCGACAACGGCGTCGTGCGCGACGCCACGATCGTGCTCGGGCAAGTGGCGCCAACGCCGTGGGTCTCGTACGCGGCGGCACAAGCGATCATTGGTCAACCGGTGGACTTCGATACGGCGAGCGCCGCCGGCGAGGCCGCGATCGAAGCCGCCACCCCGCTAGCCGACAACGCCTACAAAGTGCGCCTGGCAAGCGTCGCGGTCCGCCGCGCGATCTTGCGGGCTGCGGGCCTGGAGACCGGGGGAATCGAAATCTAA
- a CDS encoding polyprenol monophosphomannose synthase, with product MTRTLVVVTTYNERENLPSLVDEVFAHAPQVDLLVVDDNSPDGTGAWVRERATGEPRLKLLARPGKQGQGSAVVAGLRYSIEHGYDAVVSMDADFSHHPRYIRDLLAGLEGDAAADVVIGSRYVPGGGVEGWPLRRRLMSRAVNVYTRLMLGLRARDCSGGFRAYRVARLAQLDFSQIISTGYSFHEEFLWRVKRLGCRIAETPIVFVDRVKGHSKINMHEARTAVRVIFKLGLQNRFGRKPDCDRSRRGD from the coding sequence ATGACGCGGACCCTGGTTGTCGTCACGACCTATAATGAGCGCGAGAATCTGCCTTCTTTGGTCGATGAAGTTTTCGCGCACGCGCCACAGGTCGACCTGCTGGTCGTTGACGACAATTCGCCCGACGGCACCGGTGCCTGGGTTCGCGAGCGTGCCACGGGCGAACCACGCTTGAAGCTGCTCGCCCGACCCGGCAAGCAAGGGCAGGGGAGCGCCGTCGTTGCAGGTTTGCGCTATTCGATCGAACACGGCTACGACGCCGTGGTATCGATGGACGCCGACTTCAGCCACCACCCGCGCTACATTCGCGATTTGCTGGCGGGGTTGGAAGGCGACGCGGCGGCCGATGTCGTGATCGGCTCGCGCTATGTGCCGGGCGGCGGAGTCGAAGGATGGCCGCTGCGCCGCCGGCTGATGAGCCGCGCCGTGAACGTCTACACGCGCCTGATGCTCGGATTGCGGGCCCGCGATTGCAGTGGGGGCTTCCGCGCCTATCGCGTGGCGCGGTTAGCCCAGCTCGATTTCAGCCAAATCATTTCGACCGGCTACTCGTTTCACGAAGAATTCCTGTGGCGCGTCAAGCGTCTCGGCTGCCGCATTGCCGAAACGCCGATCGTCTTCGTCGACCGGGTGAAGGGACATTCGAAGATCAACATGCACGAAGCCCGTACCGCCGTGCGCGTGATCTTCAAACTGGGCCTGCAAAATCGCTTCGGCCGCAAGCCCGATTGCGATCGTTCTAGGCGGGGTGACTGA
- a CDS encoding class I SAM-dependent methyltransferase — protein sequence MDYSKNTVNSRNPVKRWLHRSRLEASVKLLRLGPRSRVLDYGCGSGELSRRISKRFPQTQIVAFDPADDLFSQARHRLADCPNVLVTRELDMLPGTFDRVACLEVLEHLPPVELEAALLDIRVALAADGLCLFTFPIEHGAMSLAKNVYRITTGGDPYPSLSSTARAFFGLPVPRQASANLNDCRYIYSHLGFDCRAMLATIGNVFAIEDVHVLPLGTVTLGMGNGLAVVARPRQES from the coding sequence GTGGACTACTCGAAAAACACCGTTAACAGCCGCAATCCCGTCAAGCGTTGGCTGCATCGATCGCGGCTCGAAGCATCGGTCAAGTTGCTTCGCCTCGGCCCGCGGAGCCGCGTGCTCGATTACGGCTGCGGCAGCGGCGAGCTCTCGCGCCGCATCAGCAAGAGATTTCCTCAAACGCAGATCGTGGCCTTCGATCCGGCCGACGATCTGTTCAGCCAGGCACGACATCGCCTGGCGGATTGCCCCAACGTGCTCGTGACTCGCGAACTGGACATGCTGCCGGGCACGTTCGACCGCGTGGCATGTCTGGAGGTGCTGGAACACCTGCCGCCGGTCGAACTCGAGGCGGCGCTCTTGGACATTCGCGTCGCTCTGGCTGCCGATGGTCTGTGCCTGTTCACCTTCCCCATCGAGCACGGCGCCATGTCGCTGGCGAAGAACGTCTACCGGATTACCACCGGGGGCGATCCTTATCCCTCGCTCTCGAGCACCGCCCGGGCGTTCTTCGGCTTGCCGGTGCCGCGGCAGGCAAGCGCCAACTTGAACGATTGCCGTTATATTTACTCACACCTCGGATTCGATTGCCGCGCCATGCTCGCAACAATCGGAAACGTCTTCGCGATCGAGGACGTACACGTGCTCCCGCTGGGAACCGTGACCCTGGGGATGGGGAATGGCCTGGCCGTCGTCGCTCGCCCGCGGCAAGAGTCTTGA
- a CDS encoding tetratricopeptide repeat protein has translation MSANDPSRSKHSGNTSREEAQLDRAIERADALLFKSLKGDERRRRRNSVLFIMGGAIMVAGICTMAAVLLTAFPQNAAQGNAAPAAGAAEQDLLTTAVAAANDPVRAAQLSQEGWQAWQRQQYEPAIAKFNEAVQLDPKNTGAWNGLGWASFNSGKFAPAAEAFKKCVEIDPRHGAALNGLGQIALAERKYDEAEKYLKKAAAVPEASAAWYGLARIYLLQGKYDEAATWARKVVGSGDEDGSGQRMLAAAKAKKVPDDLRQMLEPPARGNDLARGWQLLNSGRRDEAKGVFESILAQKSDDAAALNGMGWLYFFGGDAKAARPYFEKALAAEPLAGGAMNGLARSLKAEGDLDGAIKIWQQMVDKVPPPHDGPMFLADAYMEKEEYGKAVPFLEKLAAAEPTNKQLQDKLGRARELAKAK, from the coding sequence ATGTCAGCCAACGATCCGTCCAGGTCCAAGCACTCGGGCAACACGTCACGGGAAGAAGCTCAACTCGATCGTGCCATCGAGCGAGCCGACGCCCTGCTATTCAAATCTCTCAAAGGCGACGAGCGGCGGCGGCGCCGCAACTCGGTTCTCTTCATCATGGGAGGTGCAATTATGGTGGCAGGAATTTGCACGATGGCGGCGGTATTGCTTACGGCGTTCCCCCAAAACGCGGCCCAGGGGAACGCGGCGCCCGCCGCCGGGGCGGCTGAACAGGATTTGCTAACGACGGCCGTGGCGGCCGCGAACGATCCCGTGCGCGCCGCGCAACTCTCCCAGGAAGGATGGCAGGCATGGCAGCGCCAGCAATACGAGCCGGCGATCGCCAAATTCAACGAAGCGGTACAACTCGATCCCAAGAACACCGGGGCGTGGAACGGCCTGGGCTGGGCGAGTTTCAACAGTGGCAAATTCGCGCCGGCCGCCGAAGCGTTCAAAAAGTGCGTGGAGATCGATCCCCGGCACGGCGCCGCGCTGAACGGATTAGGCCAGATCGCCCTCGCCGAGCGCAAGTACGACGAAGCCGAGAAGTATTTGAAGAAAGCAGCGGCCGTGCCCGAGGCTTCGGCCGCCTGGTACGGACTGGCGCGGATTTATCTCTTGCAAGGCAAATACGACGAAGCGGCGACGTGGGCCCGAAAGGTCGTCGGCTCGGGCGATGAAGACGGCTCGGGGCAACGCATGTTGGCCGCGGCGAAGGCAAAAAAGGTTCCCGACGATTTGCGGCAGATGCTCGAACCGCCGGCGCGGGGCAACGATCTGGCTCGGGGCTGGCAACTGTTGAACTCTGGTCGCCGCGACGAGGCGAAGGGGGTCTTCGAATCGATCCTGGCGCAAAAGTCTGACGATGCCGCGGCCCTGAACGGCATGGGCTGGCTCTACTTTTTCGGCGGCGATGCCAAGGCCGCGCGGCCGTACTTCGAAAAGGCGCTTGCCGCCGAGCCCTTGGCAGGCGGCGCGATGAATGGTCTGGCACGCTCGCTCAAGGCCGAGGGAGATCTCGACGGCGCCATCAAAATCTGGCAGCAGATGGTCGACAAGGTGCCCCCGCCGCACGACGGGCCGATGTTTTTGGCCGACGCCTACATGGAAAAGGAGGAGTACGGCAAGGCGGTCCCCTTCCTGGAAAAGCTCGCCGCCGCCGAGCCCACAAACAAGCAACTACAGGACAAGCTGGGCCGGGCCAGAGAATTGGCAAAGGCGAAGTAG